From Deinococcus aerophilus, a single genomic window includes:
- a CDS encoding ArsR/SmtB family transcription factor: MTVLHRQLPGRPGKTPAQDDACEVKCVHPGAVEVARALQPQDSCVERATTLLKLVGDPTRLRLLSALKARELCVCDLAAVVGLSESAVSHQLRLLRAGRVVTFRKQGRVAYYRLLDHHVTVLIESTLEHAAE; this comes from the coding sequence ATGACGGTCCTGCACCGGCAGTTGCCCGGGCGTCCGGGAAAGACCCCGGCGCAGGACGACGCGTGTGAGGTGAAGTGTGTGCATCCCGGGGCGGTGGAGGTTGCCCGCGCGCTTCAGCCTCAAGACAGTTGCGTGGAGCGGGCCACCACCCTGCTGAAACTGGTGGGGGACCCCACCCGCCTGCGGCTCCTGAGCGCTCTGAAGGCGCGCGAGCTGTGCGTGTGCGATCTGGCAGCGGTGGTGGGCCTCAGCGAGAGCGCGGTGAGCCACCAGCTGCGCCTGCTGCGGGCGGGCCGGGTCGTGACCTTTCGCAAGCAGGGGCGGGTGGCGTATTACCGCCTGCTCGACCACCACGTGACCGTCCTGATCGAGAGCACCCTTGAGCATGCTGCGGAATAG